Proteins encoded by one window of Ignavibacteriota bacterium:
- a CDS encoding transketolase, translating into MELNVEFSERTFDNRRRIPEEYKEITLEIRKDIIKSLVLAKSGHSGGPLGITDLMAVLFFGGIMKYDPKNPKLSKRDRFVLSSGHMAPVLYSVLARAGYFPANELKTLRKFGSRLQGHPGLDVKLPGVETSSGSLGQGISIALGMAVSDKIIDKNECEVYSITGDGELQEGICWETAMSAGSLAIDNFCWIVDNNDCQIDGRVKDVMSIYPLKSKFEAFNFDVIEIDGNSIPEIIYAFDKFKENHKNKIGKPTCIIAKTIMGKGVSFMNDNYKWHGNPPNAEQAIKALEELV; encoded by the coding sequence ATGGAATTGAATGTAGAGTTTTCCGAAAGGACATTCGACAACCGAAGAAGAATACCCGAGGAATATAAGGAAATCACATTAGAAATCCGCAAAGACATTATCAAGAGCTTAGTTTTGGCGAAATCCGGTCATAGTGGCGGACCGCTCGGAATAACTGATTTGATGGCTGTTTTGTTCTTTGGTGGAATAATGAAATACGACCCGAAAAATCCCAAATTATCCAAACGCGACAGATTTGTACTCAGCTCCGGTCACATGGCGCCTGTATTGTACTCAGTCTTGGCAAGAGCCGGATATTTTCCTGCCAATGAGCTCAAAACTCTCAGAAAATTTGGTTCAAGGCTTCAGGGACATCCCGGACTTGATGTCAAACTTCCTGGTGTTGAAACTTCATCAGGCTCGCTTGGACAAGGAATTTCAATAGCATTGGGAATGGCTGTCAGCGATAAAATTATTGATAAAAATGAGTGTGAAGTTTATTCCATTACCGGTGACGGTGAACTTCAGGAAGGCATTTGCTGGGAAACAGCTATGTCAGCCGGTTCACTTGCTATTGATAATTTTTGCTGGATTGTTGATAATAATGATTGTCAAATTGATGGCAGAGTTAAAGATGTAATGAGCATATACCCGCTTAAATCAAAATTTGAGGCATTTAACTTTGATGTTATCGAAATTGATGGCAACAGCATTCCTGAAATCATTTATGCTTTTGATAAGTTTAAAGAAAATCATAAAAATAAAATCGGAAAACCAACTTGTATCATTGCTAAAACAATAATGGGTAAGGGTGTTTCGTTTATGAATGATAATTATAAATGGCATGGTAATCCACCAAATGCTGAACAGGCAATCAAAGCTTTAGAGGAACTTGTTTGA
- a CDS encoding T9SS type A sorting domain-containing protein, with protein sequence MYRFYYYILAAIILLSVNLHSQGVQYPGAPEGAEIKEAFPVGLYEVPGMSKKNKDADELQSLNPYATTVFTFNDIVVFSYFDNTQIEVYNSANVLVSSFTIDLDEYKVLTVAEGIYRVVGNKSYSVLVGDPISTYVLGYYAVNENGYGLSTKLNTYIPTLYSTDKFLIFAYQDNTEYTLKNLTTGVTISAGVLNAGQWYEYSGRGVFVSVTANKPVSALSYNDQGYMVPSNNGSFAGTKFYSYVGTVGGWTNGIIMTSYHNDNNITVRNLQTNAIIWQGNLNEGQVHAIPTNQQIFFSVESDKNITLGNHPYAGWNCCYAYLTRHIDNGGFGIGTLFYVPTIANRFDVFSFEDNNNVVITRMDNNQVIFNGNLNEGQGYSFTSVKAVYKVESQKNISVVTSNSGNAGADFMPMNYSTNLTDLSITSSEIFFNPDPVVEGNPIILTAQVNNFSQVAATDVLVRFYLGNPNQNGIQIGSDQIIPTLAANSNANVSVNWTVPQDAEGQYVYVWIDPLNTITESNESNNLASRALIPNEDLQPPLSIQINAPFALNISGNTLTPNPFEVQAVIFNNGTVAATNVVAEMLALPAGLELDPSGSPALINVGNIPGKQSATVTWLVIANGDASGFLKYSMRFDASNADEKQVSRQINVPDNVPPSAPTGLQVVSSENGTIVLSWNPNSEADLFGYELYYDNDGSGAPYSGTDADQGISPINVGNVTTYTLTGLDPNKVYYFALKAFDTRPNYSPYSNEAMSTLDAACPVVILSMPDNNTNFEQVSPMTIDFEWLEAEGAVHYQIQISTNSTFTNVIYTNTTSDLTHAHTLQNYELGSYWWRVRMWNGDDYCNFSPARRYNITDGNSIKLNPANGYLCKGETIQLGDANLIEGGSGDYSIFWHPAILVSDPNILNPFTTLNFTQVFTVTVFDNITGEMASASLTIFVNELPNVTGPFLVRHPRNTSLDLNTLVTTSGGIAPYFAVWYDHNMNQINDPTNVIPPVGARQYTVVVYDDNECMSQSHKVTIYVSPRKDGFEAVAGLNNSSLLYSYPNPVENMVEVIATFAEPLNNLTIKITDILGNEVYRNQMTSGHEAILNIDMSRYSSGVYMLVIDSGTDIVVKKLMKQ encoded by the coding sequence ATGTATAGATTTTACTACTACATTTTGGCAGCTATCATTTTGCTGTCAGTCAATCTGCACTCCCAAGGCGTGCAATATCCGGGTGCTCCGGAGGGAGCCGAAATCAAAGAAGCATTTCCGGTAGGACTTTATGAAGTTCCCGGAATGAGTAAAAAAAATAAGGATGCTGACGAACTTCAGTCGTTAAATCCTTACGCTACGACAGTATTCACATTTAATGATATAGTTGTATTTTCATATTTTGATAATACACAAATCGAAGTTTACAACTCAGCTAATGTACTTGTTTCATCATTTACAATTGACTTGGATGAGTACAAAGTATTAACAGTTGCAGAAGGAATTTATCGTGTTGTTGGCAACAAATCATATTCTGTTTTAGTTGGAGACCCTATTTCCACTTATGTTTTAGGCTATTATGCCGTTAATGAAAATGGTTATGGCTTGTCAACCAAACTTAATACTTACATACCAACGTTATACTCAACAGATAAATTCTTGATTTTTGCTTATCAGGATAATACTGAATATACACTTAAGAATCTTACTACGGGTGTTACTATCTCAGCTGGCGTGCTTAATGCAGGTCAGTGGTATGAGTATTCAGGAAGAGGTGTTTTTGTAAGTGTTACTGCCAATAAACCTGTTTCGGCGCTATCATACAATGACCAGGGTTATATGGTGCCATCAAATAACGGCTCTTTTGCTGGAACTAAATTTTACAGTTATGTTGGAACTGTAGGTGGCTGGACAAATGGTATTATTATGACAAGCTACCATAATGATAATAACATTACAGTAAGAAATTTACAAACTAACGCCATAATATGGCAAGGAAATTTGAACGAAGGTCAGGTTCACGCAATTCCAACAAATCAACAAATATTTTTCTCGGTAGAGTCCGACAAAAATATCACACTCGGCAATCATCCTTATGCCGGCTGGAATTGTTGCTATGCATATTTAACAAGGCATATTGACAATGGTGGATTCGGAATTGGCACTTTATTTTATGTACCAACGATTGCTAACAGATTCGATGTATTTTCATTCGAAGATAACAACAATGTTGTTATAACAAGAATGGATAATAATCAAGTAATATTCAATGGCAATTTAAACGAAGGTCAAGGCTATTCATTTACTTCTGTTAAAGCTGTTTATAAAGTTGAAAGTCAGAAAAACATCTCTGTAGTTACAAGCAATAGCGGTAATGCAGGTGCTGACTTTATGCCAATGAACTATTCAACAAATCTCACAGATTTATCAATTACATCTTCAGAGATTTTCTTCAATCCCGACCCTGTTGTAGAAGGTAATCCTATAATTTTAACTGCACAAGTGAATAACTTCTCTCAGGTAGCAGCTACTGATGTCTTGGTAAGGTTCTACCTTGGAAACCCTAATCAAAATGGTATTCAGATAGGAAGTGACCAGATTATTCCGACTCTTGCTGCTAATTCTAATGCAAATGTATCTGTGAACTGGACTGTGCCTCAGGATGCAGAAGGGCAGTACGTTTATGTTTGGATAGACCCACTGAATACAATTACTGAATCAAACGAATCAAACAATCTTGCAAGCCGTGCACTTATTCCTAATGAAGATTTGCAGCCACCATTGTCAATACAGATTAATGCACCATTCGCCTTAAATATATCTGGAAATACTCTGACACCAAATCCATTTGAAGTTCAAGCTGTAATTTTTAATAACGGGACAGTGGCAGCTACAAATGTAGTAGCAGAAATGCTTGCTCTACCTGCCGGCTTGGAACTTGACCCAAGCGGAAGTCCTGCTCTGATTAATGTAGGAAATATCCCAGGAAAACAGTCTGCAACTGTTACTTGGCTTGTTATAGCAAACGGAGATGCTTCAGGTTTCTTAAAATATTCTATGAGATTTGATGCTTCAAATGCCGATGAGAAGCAAGTATCAAGACAAATCAATGTACCTGACAATGTTCCTCCTTCTGCTCCAACAGGACTTCAGGTCGTATCATCTGAAAATGGTACAATAGTATTATCATGGAATCCTAACTCAGAAGCCGATTTATTTGGTTATGAATTATACTATGATAACGACGGCTCAGGAGCACCATACTCAGGCACTGACGCTGATCAGGGAATATCTCCGATAAATGTTGGTAATGTTACTACTTATACTTTGACAGGTTTAGACCCTAACAAAGTTTATTATTTTGCGTTGAAAGCATTTGACACACGTCCGAATTACAGCCCTTACAGCAATGAAGCTATGTCAACACTTGACGCTGCATGCCCTGTTGTTATATTGTCAATGCCTGATAATAATACAAATTTTGAACAGGTTTCACCTATGACTATTGATTTTGAATGGTTGGAAGCTGAAGGCGCTGTTCATTATCAAATTCAAATTTCTACAAATTCAACATTTACGAATGTTATTTATACAAATACTACAAGCGATTTAACTCATGCTCATACACTTCAAAATTATGAATTAGGTTCATATTGGTGGAGAGTTAGAATGTGGAACGGTGATGACTATTGCAACTTCTCACCTGCACGCAGATATAATATTACTGATGGAAATTCTATCAAACTCAATCCTGCTAACGGTTATCTTTGCAAAGGTGAAACAATTCAGCTTGGAGATGCCAATTTGATTGAAGGCGGCTCAGGCGATTATTCAATTTTCTGGCATCCTGCAATACTTGTAAGTGACCCGAATATTTTGAACCCGTTTACCACTTTGAATTTCACTCAAGTGTTTACAGTTACTGTATTTGACAATATTACAGGCGAAATGGCATCTGCTTCACTTACAATATTCGTAAATGAGCTGCCAAACGTTACAGGTCCTTTCCTTGTAAGACATCCAAGAAATACTTCCTTAGACTTAAATACATTAGTTACTACATCAGGTGGAATAGCTCCTTACTTTGCAGTTTGGTATGACCATAATATGAATCAAATAAATGACCCTACTAACGTAATTCCTCCTGTAGGAGCACGTCAATATACTGTTGTAGTCTATGATGACAACGAATGTATGAGTCAATCACACAAAGTAACGATTTATGTTTCACCAAGGAAAGATGGATTTGAAGCTGTTGCAGGCTTGAATAATTCTTCTTTGCTTTATTCATATCCAAATCCTGTTGAAAATATGGTGGAAGTAATTGCCACATTTGCAGAGCCATTAAATAATCTGACAATCAAAATTACCGACATCTTAGGAAATGAAGTTTACAGAAATCAGATGACAAGTGGTCACGAAGCAATACTTAATATAGATATGAGCCGATATTCAAGTGGCGTTTATATGTTGGTTATTGATTCGGGAACTGACATAGTAGTTAAGAA